The Hypanus sabinus isolate sHypSab1 chromosome 31, sHypSab1.hap1, whole genome shotgun sequence genome window below encodes:
- the LOC132384019 gene encoding RILP-like protein 2 isoform X1 encodes MNCHHLNRQVPPAIIASLSLSAQQPVRQTTPLIGSAERQSSNSNYVLSRERYLLCREVIKAEADAVCGMEELNPESAFDKDPFELTAENVYDISYIIGRDLIQLSSSGSCDRVAELQYKIIRVLEMLECLVNRHSLTMETLQIERDSLRTETERLSGELQLAVQSNSKQDTGSNKLAVDADDPDRPRFTLQELRDVLQERNKLKAQLHVAQEELECYKNGLIRTKESHIAKLNEPGPSGGSEQTMVKKLFKLRKKSMNST; translated from the exons atgaattgTCACCACCTGAACcgtcaagttcctccagcaattattgcttctctctctctctctgctcagcaaccaGTTCGCCAAACAACACCTTTGATTGGTTCAGCAGAACGCCAATCAAGTAATTCCAACTACGTCCTGTCACGTGAGAGGTACTTGCTCTGCAGGGAAGTGATAAAAGCTGAAGCCGATGCTG tgtGCGGGATGGAGGAATTGAATCCCGAGTCGGCATTTGACAAAGATCCATTCGAGCTCACGGCTGAAAATGTCTACGATATTTCATACATCATCGGGCGCGATTTAATCCAACTTAGCAGCTCAGGAAGCTGTGACAGAGTCGCCGAGttgcaatataaaatcataagggtCCTAGAAATGCTGGAGTGTCTGGTGAACAGACACAGTCTAACCATGGAGACGTTACAGATCGAGCGAGACAGTCTCAGAACCGAGACGGAAAGACTTAGCGGGGAGCTTCAGCTGGCTGTTCAAAGCAATTCAAAGCAAGATACCGGGTCGAACAAACTTGCGGTGGACGCCGATGACCCAGATCGCCCACGATTCACGTTACAGGAACTGAGAGATGTGCTTCAGGAGCGTAATAAACTGAAGGCTCAGCTGCACGTTGCACAAGAGGAACTTGAGTGTTACAAAAATGGATTAATCCGTACAAAAGAATCTCACATTGCAAAACTAAACGAGCCAGGTCCGAGCGGCGGCAGCGAACAAACCATGGTTAAAAAGCTTTTTAAGCTTAGAAAAAAATCCATGAACTCCACGTAG
- the LOC132384019 gene encoding RILP-like protein 2 isoform X2 produces MLVRRILKLRTVCGMEELNPESAFDKDPFELTAENVYDISYIIGRDLIQLSSSGSCDRVAELQYKIIRVLEMLECLVNRHSLTMETLQIERDSLRTETERLSGELQLAVQSNSKQDTGSNKLAVDADDPDRPRFTLQELRDVLQERNKLKAQLHVAQEELECYKNGLIRTKESHIAKLNEPGPSGGSEQTMVKKLFKLRKKSMNST; encoded by the exons ATGCTGGTAAGACGGATATTGAAATTGCGAACCG tgtGCGGGATGGAGGAATTGAATCCCGAGTCGGCATTTGACAAAGATCCATTCGAGCTCACGGCTGAAAATGTCTACGATATTTCATACATCATCGGGCGCGATTTAATCCAACTTAGCAGCTCAGGAAGCTGTGACAGAGTCGCCGAGttgcaatataaaatcataagggtCCTAGAAATGCTGGAGTGTCTGGTGAACAGACACAGTCTAACCATGGAGACGTTACAGATCGAGCGAGACAGTCTCAGAACCGAGACGGAAAGACTTAGCGGGGAGCTTCAGCTGGCTGTTCAAAGCAATTCAAAGCAAGATACCGGGTCGAACAAACTTGCGGTGGACGCCGATGACCCAGATCGCCCACGATTCACGTTACAGGAACTGAGAGATGTGCTTCAGGAGCGTAATAAACTGAAGGCTCAGCTGCACGTTGCACAAGAGGAACTTGAGTGTTACAAAAATGGATTAATCCGTACAAAAGAATCTCACATTGCAAAACTAAACGAGCCAGGTCCGAGCGGCGGCAGCGAACAAACCATGGTTAAAAAGCTTTTTAAGCTTAGAAAAAAATCCATGAACTCCACGTAG